One genomic window of Marinobacter adhaerens HP15 includes the following:
- a CDS encoding flavin-containing monooxygenase, whose product MSNQHFDVLIIGAGVSGIGMACHLKRECPGKSFAILERRQSLGGTWDLFRYPGIRSDSDMFTFGYNFRPWTGGKVLADGASIKNYVAETAREHDVERHIRFGLAVKTADWSGVDKCWKLSALNEATGETEHYTANFMVGCTGYYNYDQGYKPDFPGENDFRGQVIHPQHWPEDLDYAGKKVVVIGSGATAITLVPTMAEKASHVTMLQRSPTYLMPLPSTDKVSLALQKILPERTAYRLTRARNISISRFLYLRSRRSPKFMRRLFLGIIKRKVGDTADMRHFTPDYNPWDQRLCVVKDGDLFQAMKAGKASIATDHIDRFTETGIRLKSGEELEADIIIPATGLDIQMLGGIRPTVDGQEVVMKDKIIYKNVMVEGVPNAGMIFGYTNISWTLKVDIAAEYLCRLMNLMDKRGYRTVVARDTENSRGDDTVLGSLDAGYIRRAADRLPRQGTHGPWKSSQNYLEDVRILRFEPIEDGYLEFDGKRTHASHKESGGFLRPLRSALFGT is encoded by the coding sequence ATGAGTAACCAGCATTTCGATGTACTGATCATCGGCGCCGGCGTTTCCGGCATTGGCATGGCATGCCATCTTAAGCGTGAATGCCCCGGCAAGTCGTTTGCCATCCTCGAACGTCGGCAGTCCCTTGGTGGCACCTGGGATCTGTTCCGTTACCCGGGAATCCGTTCGGATTCGGACATGTTTACCTTCGGCTACAATTTCCGTCCCTGGACAGGCGGCAAGGTGCTGGCCGACGGCGCATCGATCAAGAATTATGTGGCGGAGACCGCCAGGGAGCATGATGTCGAACGCCACATCCGCTTCGGGCTGGCGGTGAAGACAGCGGACTGGTCAGGTGTCGACAAATGCTGGAAGCTCTCGGCCCTGAACGAAGCCACCGGCGAAACAGAACACTACACCGCCAACTTCATGGTCGGCTGTACCGGCTACTACAATTATGATCAGGGCTACAAGCCGGACTTCCCGGGTGAAAATGATTTCCGCGGCCAGGTCATACACCCGCAGCATTGGCCGGAAGATCTCGACTACGCGGGCAAGAAGGTGGTGGTTATTGGCAGCGGCGCAACTGCCATTACCCTGGTGCCAACGATGGCCGAGAAGGCCTCGCATGTCACCATGCTTCAGCGCTCACCCACCTATCTGATGCCTCTGCCTTCAACCGACAAGGTGTCTCTGGCCCTGCAGAAAATTCTGCCCGAGAGAACCGCCTATCGGCTGACCCGGGCCCGGAATATTTCCATTTCCCGTTTCCTTTACTTGCGCTCCAGAAGGAGCCCGAAGTTCATGCGCCGGCTGTTCCTGGGCATTATCAAACGCAAGGTTGGGGACACCGCCGACATGCGGCACTTCACGCCGGATTACAATCCGTGGGACCAGCGCCTGTGCGTGGTAAAAGACGGGGATCTTTTCCAGGCTATGAAAGCGGGCAAGGCGTCCATTGCCACCGATCATATTGACCGCTTCACGGAAACCGGCATCCGCCTGAAATCGGGTGAGGAACTGGAAGCGGATATCATCATCCCGGCAACAGGTCTGGATATCCAGATGCTGGGTGGAATCCGGCCGACTGTGGACGGCCAGGAAGTCGTGATGAAAGACAAGATTATCTATAAGAATGTCATGGTGGAGGGCGTGCCCAACGCCGGCATGATCTTCGGTTACACCAACATTTCCTGGACCCTGAAGGTGGACATTGCCGCCGAGTACCTGTGCCGGCTGATGAATCTGATGGACAAGCGTGGCTATCGTACCGTGGTGGCCCGGGACACTGAGAACAGTCGCGGCGACGACACCGTGCTTGGCTCTCTGGATGCCGGCTATATTCGCCGGGCCGCCGATCGCCTGCCCCGCCAGGGCACTCACGGGCCCTGGAAGTCGTCCCAGAATTATCTGGAGGACGTCAGAATACTGCGATTCGAGCCGATTGAGGATGGCTACCTGGAATTCGATGGCAAGCGGACCCACGCGAGCCACAAGGAATCCGGTGGTTTCCTGCGGCCCCTGCGCTCGGCCCTGTTCGGAACCTGA
- a CDS encoding histone deacetylase family protein produces the protein MKTVFSPLHSRRHVKTELDGGLLIEPHEKPSRAETILARVKEQALGEILEPEEFGLEPVKRVHTADYVAFLETCWQEWLAAGKPGEAIPAVWAGRGMRHRLPRDIDGRLGYYSFAAETSISDGTWEAARASANVALTAQKLVAGGERAAFALCRPPGHHAHADLFGGYCFFNNAAIVAQAFRDQGYGKVAVLDVDFHHGNGTQAIFYDRNDVLTISLHGDPDLVFPHFLGFEDEIGEGAGEGYNLNIVYPPNTPYSVWSQGLETACERIQSFKPDALVVALGVDTFEEDPISFFKLNSGDYLTLGQRLAALGLPTVFTMEGGYDVDAIGVNAVNVMQGFDRAAG, from the coding sequence ATGAAAACCGTATTCTCTCCATTGCACAGCCGCCGACACGTCAAAACCGAACTGGATGGCGGACTGCTGATCGAGCCTCACGAGAAGCCGTCCCGTGCCGAAACCATCCTGGCACGAGTGAAAGAACAGGCGCTGGGAGAGATTCTGGAACCGGAAGAATTTGGTCTGGAGCCCGTCAAGCGGGTGCACACAGCGGATTACGTGGCGTTCCTGGAAACCTGCTGGCAGGAATGGCTGGCTGCCGGCAAACCGGGTGAAGCCATCCCGGCGGTCTGGGCGGGTCGCGGCATGCGCCACCGGCTGCCCAGGGACATCGACGGCCGGCTGGGCTATTACAGCTTCGCGGCGGAGACGTCGATCTCGGATGGTACGTGGGAAGCCGCCCGGGCATCCGCCAATGTGGCCCTTACCGCCCAGAAACTAGTGGCCGGAGGCGAGCGCGCGGCCTTTGCCCTGTGCCGCCCACCGGGACATCACGCCCATGCCGATCTGTTCGGCGGGTACTGTTTCTTCAACAATGCCGCCATCGTGGCGCAAGCCTTTCGTGACCAGGGCTATGGCAAGGTCGCTGTGCTGGATGTCGACTTCCACCACGGCAACGGCACCCAGGCGATCTTCTATGATCGCAACGACGTGCTCACCATCAGCCTGCACGGCGATCCGGATCTGGTGTTTCCCCATTTTCTGGGCTTTGAGGACGAGATTGGCGAGGGCGCCGGTGAGGGCTACAACCTGAATATCGTCTACCCGCCAAACACGCCCTACAGTGTCTGGAGTCAGGGTCTGGAAACCGCCTGCGAGCGGATACAGTCATTCAAGCCGGACGCCCTGGTGGTCGCCCTAGGTGTCGATACCTTCGAGGAAGACCCGATTTCCTTCTTCAAACTGAACTCCGGCGATTATCTGACCCTCGGCCAGCGTCTTGCCGCGCTTGGATTACCAACAGTCTTTACCATGGAAGGCGGTTACGACGTCGACGCCATCGGCGTCAACGCGGTGAACGTCATGCAGGGATTCGACCGGGCTGCAGGCTGA
- the mrtJ gene encoding JDVT-CTERM system glutamic-type intramembrane protease MrtJ, translating into MHQSSSLRAQLGLSRPTRSMADGQFVLALVIGCLIGMLLTVLAGGSGWQDADLLSILSLVLWAPIIEELAFRGVVQGWLAHTPVGQKRFAGLSFANLIAALLFTAWHLVYRTDLMAWLVFLPALVFGYFRDRHDSLLPCVILHATYNFSILLGQTYLSF; encoded by the coding sequence ATGCATCAATCCAGCTCTCTACGGGCACAGTTGGGCTTGAGCCGACCAACACGGTCCATGGCCGATGGTCAGTTTGTGCTCGCTCTGGTTATCGGTTGTCTGATCGGGATGTTGCTGACAGTGCTTGCCGGAGGCAGTGGCTGGCAGGATGCCGACCTGTTGTCGATTCTTTCACTGGTACTCTGGGCGCCTATCATCGAAGAACTGGCATTTCGCGGCGTGGTGCAGGGCTGGCTAGCTCACACTCCGGTGGGTCAGAAACGCTTTGCCGGCCTGTCCTTCGCAAATCTGATCGCTGCGCTTTTATTTACCGCCTGGCATCTTGTTTATCGAACCGATCTGATGGCCTGGCTGGTGTTCCTTCCTGCTCTGGTGTTCGGGTATTTTCGGGACCGGCACGACTCGCTGCTGCCCTGTGTGATTTTGCACGCCACGTACAACTTTTCGATCCTCTTGGGCCAGACGTATCTTAGTTTTTGA
- a CDS encoding YgjV family protein, with translation MIDLIADMTLAEVLGQVCGLVALGFCIAGFANKNDDRLMVLLISANVAFALMFAFFESWTASALTVLVIVRITLARKYQGNWPIMLGILAVNLVVAWATWKSITDVFPLAAAVFGTVGMFMLRGIPLRIVLGFAALAWMLNNIVIGSVGGTLAEGMVLVTNIITIIRLYRLQKKYPDFTPGS, from the coding sequence ATGATTGATCTGATCGCGGACATGACCCTCGCCGAGGTTCTGGGCCAGGTGTGCGGTCTTGTAGCCCTGGGTTTCTGCATTGCCGGCTTCGCGAACAAGAATGACGACCGGTTGATGGTGCTGCTGATCTCCGCCAACGTTGCGTTTGCCCTGATGTTCGCGTTCTTCGAGAGCTGGACCGCCTCGGCACTGACCGTTCTGGTAATTGTGCGCATTACTTTGGCGCGCAAGTACCAGGGCAACTGGCCCATTATGCTGGGCATCCTGGCGGTGAACCTGGTCGTTGCCTGGGCGACCTGGAAATCCATCACCGACGTATTCCCCCTCGCCGCCGCCGTTTTCGGCACCGTGGGCATGTTCATGCTCAGGGGTATTCCCCTGCGAATCGTGCTCGGGTTTGCTGCCCTGGCCTGGATGCTCAACAACATCGTGATCGGCTCCGTGGGTGGCACCCTGGCGGAAGGCATGGTGCTGGTCACCAACATCATCACCATCATCCGGCTCTATCGGCTGCAGAAGAAATACCCCGATTTCACGCCCGGAAGTTGA
- the mltF gene encoding membrane-bound lytic murein transglycosylase MltF translates to MFRWKFAAGLVILPLLLAGCSDNTSTSQPTTTDIKPPSETGVLKVATRNGSTTYYVDRHENPVGPEHALISAYAESRGWQVEWTMLDSTSDVLAALESGNTHLAAAGLTHLASRDERFVRGPAHTEITEQLVCHRDARPMPRKPADIPGTDIVVTAGSSYVETLNKLNEQHPGIVFEEDADRTTEVILSDVAERDVSCTVADSNIVQVMRRHFPHLEVAMTLTQGRNLGWYMPKASENLASDAHEWMNSVEGDEAIGLMENRYYAYIGDFDFVDLRALNRRIEDRLPDFIDQFREAEAKTGMPADLLAALAYQESHWDPAAKSPTGVRGIMMLTRRTAESLGVTNRLDPDAAIDGGARYLADRHRRLPETIPEPDRTFLALASYNIGRGHLLDARELARNLNKNPDSWQDMTEVLPLKADKRYYPSTRYGYARGYEPVHYVQRIRNYRDVIRSAFE, encoded by the coding sequence ATGTTCCGATGGAAGTTCGCCGCGGGTCTTGTGATCCTGCCACTCCTGCTTGCCGGCTGCAGTGACAACACCAGCACCAGCCAACCGACGACAACGGATATCAAGCCACCGTCGGAAACGGGCGTACTCAAAGTGGCTACCCGCAATGGCTCCACAACCTATTACGTGGATCGGCATGAGAACCCCGTCGGTCCAGAGCACGCACTGATCAGCGCCTACGCCGAGAGTCGGGGCTGGCAGGTAGAATGGACCATGCTCGATTCCACCAGCGACGTTCTGGCGGCGTTGGAATCTGGCAACACCCATCTGGCCGCAGCGGGACTGACGCACCTCGCCTCCCGCGATGAGCGCTTTGTAAGAGGCCCGGCTCACACCGAGATTACCGAACAACTCGTCTGCCATCGCGACGCTCGGCCCATGCCCCGCAAACCTGCGGACATTCCCGGCACTGATATTGTCGTAACCGCGGGCTCCAGCTACGTTGAAACCCTGAACAAGCTGAATGAACAGCATCCGGGAATCGTTTTTGAGGAGGATGCAGACCGCACGACAGAGGTCATTCTCTCAGACGTAGCAGAACGGGATGTTAGCTGCACCGTCGCTGATTCCAACATTGTTCAGGTCATGCGCCGGCATTTCCCCCACCTGGAAGTGGCGATGACGCTAACACAGGGTCGGAATCTTGGCTGGTATATGCCCAAGGCTTCCGAAAATCTGGCTTCCGATGCCCATGAGTGGATGAATAGCGTCGAAGGCGATGAGGCCATAGGGCTGATGGAGAACCGCTACTATGCCTACATTGGCGACTTTGATTTCGTGGATCTGCGTGCCCTGAATCGACGCATTGAAGACCGCCTGCCCGATTTCATCGATCAATTCCGGGAAGCGGAGGCCAAAACCGGCATGCCCGCAGACCTGCTGGCCGCGCTGGCCTACCAGGAATCCCACTGGGATCCAGCGGCGAAATCACCCACCGGTGTCCGCGGCATCATGATGCTGACCCGACGAACCGCCGAATCTCTGGGTGTAACCAACCGGCTCGATCCCGATGCAGCTATTGATGGTGGCGCCCGCTATCTGGCCGACCGTCACCGCCGCCTGCCAGAGACTATTCCTGAGCCGGACCGCACCTTCCTGGCGCTGGCGAGCTACAACATCGGCCGTGGGCACCTACTGGATGCCCGGGAGCTGGCGCGGAACCTGAACAAGAATCCGGACTCCTGGCAGGATATGACCGAGGTGCTACCCCTGAAGGCCGACAAGCGATACTACCCCAGCACCCGCTACGGATACGCCCGGGGCTATGAGCCGGTGCACTACGTGCAGCGCATTCGCAACTATCGGGATGTCATACGTTCGGCGTTTGAGTGA
- a CDS encoding DUF302 domain-containing protein, with protein sequence MRCTLRLVLVASTLLFATLTNAADGLVAIKSSHDVKATADKLESVLKEKGMTVMARVNHQQGAEKAGLELRPTEVVIFGNPKVGTPLMQCAQSVAIDLPQKALIWEDANGEVWLGYNDPQYLKSRHGIEGCDEVLGKVSGALGNFAKAATR encoded by the coding sequence ATGCGCTGCACTCTCAGACTGGTTCTGGTGGCATCGACTCTGCTGTTCGCCACGCTCACCAATGCCGCAGATGGACTGGTCGCGATCAAAAGCAGTCACGATGTAAAAGCCACGGCCGACAAACTCGAGTCTGTGCTCAAAGAGAAGGGCATGACGGTCATGGCCCGCGTTAATCATCAGCAGGGCGCCGAAAAAGCCGGTCTGGAATTGCGTCCGACCGAAGTGGTTATTTTCGGCAACCCCAAAGTCGGCACACCGCTGATGCAGTGCGCCCAGAGTGTCGCCATCGACCTGCCCCAAAAAGCCCTGATCTGGGAGGATGCCAACGGAGAGGTGTGGCTGGGGTACAACGATCCGCAATACCTCAAGAGCCGCCATGGCATTGAGGGGTGCGATGAGGTGCTCGGAAAAGTAAGCGGCGCACTGGGAAATTTTGCCAAAGCGGCAACCCGGTAG
- a CDS encoding winged helix-turn-helix transcriptional regulator — protein MARKRFDDSSCSVARALNEVGDWWSLLIVLHAMYGTRRFVDFQQELGIAKNILCDRLARLVDNEVLRKVDVGEHGSRFEYRLTEKGRDLFPVVIALRQWGDKWNPAPDEPPLDLRDRATGRPIHTVEVQDADGQALSIRDVFVPDESLPVRKKNSA, from the coding sequence ATGGCCAGAAAACGTTTTGATGACTCCAGCTGTTCCGTCGCCCGCGCCCTCAATGAAGTGGGCGACTGGTGGTCCCTCCTGATTGTGCTGCACGCCATGTATGGCACCCGCCGGTTCGTGGATTTCCAGCAGGAACTGGGCATTGCCAAGAACATCCTGTGTGATCGCCTCGCACGGCTGGTGGACAATGAAGTGCTGCGCAAGGTGGATGTGGGCGAACATGGGTCACGCTTTGAATACCGCCTGACCGAAAAAGGCAGGGATCTTTTCCCGGTGGTTATCGCTCTTCGCCAGTGGGGAGATAAGTGGAACCCTGCTCCGGACGAGCCTCCGCTCGATTTGCGCGACCGCGCCACCGGCCGGCCGATACACACGGTGGAAGTCCAGGACGCCGATGGCCAGGCCCTGTCCATCAGAGACGTGTTTGTCCCGGACGAGAGTCTGCCCGTGCGGAAAAAGAACTCTGCCTGA
- a CDS encoding DEAD/DEAH box helicase codes for MSFSSLGLSEQLVRATSDQGYETPSPIQAQAIPAVLSGRDVMAAAQTGTGKTAGFTLPLLQRLGENPRTGKGPRALILTPTRELAAQVHDSVNLYSKYIPTKAAVVFGGVKINPQMMKLRKGLDVLVATPGRLMDLYQQNAVRFNEVEILVLDEADRMLDMGFIRDIRKILSLLPAKRQNLLFSATFSNEIRTLAEGLLDNPVQVEVAARNTSAENIKQSVYPVDQSQKTALLSKLVRDNSWDQVLVFTRTKHGANRLTQKLEKDGITAAAIHGNKSQGARTRALADFKAGEVRVLVATDIAARGLDIKQLPQVVNFELPNVPEDYVHRIGRTGRAGESGHALSLVSADEGKMLAGIERLIKKQLPRTEVEGFEPTNNLPLKPKAKADPSRARNRNGNGGGNGRPGGKPKSFGAKPGGRSGGRSQNGGGQRSRPAQRQSA; via the coding sequence ATGAGTTTTTCTTCACTCGGTTTGTCCGAGCAGCTGGTCCGTGCCACGTCTGACCAGGGTTATGAAACCCCGTCTCCCATTCAGGCCCAGGCCATTCCTGCCGTGCTTTCTGGCCGGGACGTTATGGCGGCAGCCCAGACCGGTACCGGCAAAACCGCCGGCTTTACCTTGCCCTTGCTGCAGCGTCTGGGTGAAAACCCGCGCACTGGCAAAGGCCCCCGCGCCCTGATTCTGACGCCCACCCGTGAACTGGCGGCGCAGGTTCATGACAGCGTGAATCTTTACAGCAAATACATTCCAACCAAGGCCGCCGTGGTCTTCGGTGGTGTGAAAATCAATCCGCAGATGATGAAGCTGCGCAAAGGCCTGGACGTGCTGGTGGCAACACCGGGTCGTCTGATGGACCTGTATCAGCAGAATGCTGTGCGCTTCAACGAAGTGGAAATCCTGGTTCTGGACGAAGCCGATCGCATGCTGGACATGGGCTTTATCCGCGACATCCGCAAGATCCTTTCGTTGTTGCCGGCCAAGCGCCAGAACCTGCTGTTCTCCGCCACCTTCTCCAACGAGATCCGGACTCTGGCAGAAGGTCTGCTGGATAACCCGGTTCAGGTTGAAGTTGCGGCTCGGAATACCTCTGCCGAAAATATCAAGCAGTCTGTCTATCCGGTAGATCAGAGCCAGAAGACAGCGCTGCTGAGCAAGCTGGTTCGCGATAACAGCTGGGATCAGGTGCTGGTTTTCACCCGCACCAAACACGGTGCCAATCGCCTGACCCAGAAGCTGGAGAAGGACGGTATTACGGCTGCTGCCATCCATGGCAACAAGTCACAGGGTGCCCGTACCCGCGCGCTGGCGGATTTTAAAGCTGGCGAAGTACGTGTGCTGGTGGCGACGGATATCGCCGCCCGTGGCCTGGATATCAAGCAGCTGCCCCAGGTAGTGAACTTTGAACTGCCCAACGTACCGGAAGATTACGTGCACCGTATCGGCCGTACCGGCCGTGCCGGTGAAAGTGGTCACGCCCTGTCTCTGGTCAGTGCCGATGAGGGCAAGATGCTCGCCGGTATCGAAAGACTGATTAAAAAGCAGCTGCCGCGCACGGAAGTGGAAGGCTTTGAGCCGACCAACAACCTGCCGCTGAAGCCCAAGGCCAAGGCAGACCCCAGCCGCGCCCGCAACCGCAATGGTAACGGCGGTGGCAATGGTCGTCCCGGCGGAAAGCCGAAGAGCTTCGGCGCCAAGCCGGGTGGTCGCAGCGGTGGCCGTAGCCAGAATGGCGGTGGTCAGCGGAGTCGTCCGGCCCAGCGCCAGAGTGCCTGA
- a CDS encoding OmpW/AlkL family protein yields MSRTFKLGVLAAAVMAAAPAVQAYEAGDFIGRVGVATVDPDSSSGNLNSNALGEIDGAKVSVDSNSQLGLTATYMLTDQIGVGVLAATPFKHDIKGDGAALGGTGKLAETKHLPPTITLQYFPMPSGSKFQPYVGAGVNYTNFFEEKTTQTLTNTYDAVAGNPGIDGTDIKLDDSFGLAAEIGLDYMITENVGINAAVWWIDIDTEATINAYAGNAVADTSTIDVDIDPWVYMVGVSYKF; encoded by the coding sequence ATGTCCCGTACATTCAAACTTGGTGTTCTGGCTGCAGCGGTAATGGCTGCTGCTCCCGCTGTTCAGGCGTACGAAGCTGGTGATTTTATCGGCCGCGTTGGTGTGGCAACGGTTGATCCGGATTCTTCCAGTGGTAACTTGAACTCCAACGCGCTTGGCGAAATTGATGGCGCCAAGGTCAGCGTCGATTCCAACAGCCAGTTGGGACTGACCGCAACCTACATGCTGACCGACCAGATCGGGGTTGGCGTGCTGGCGGCAACCCCGTTCAAGCACGATATCAAGGGTGACGGCGCAGCTCTGGGTGGCACTGGCAAGCTGGCAGAAACCAAGCACTTGCCGCCGACCATCACACTGCAATACTTCCCGATGCCCAGTGGTAGCAAATTCCAGCCATACGTCGGCGCTGGCGTGAACTACACCAACTTCTTTGAAGAGAAAACCACTCAGACACTGACGAACACCTATGACGCTGTAGCCGGAAACCCGGGTATTGACGGTACAGACATCAAGCTGGATGACAGCTTTGGTCTGGCAGCCGAAATTGGTCTTGACTACATGATCACCGAAAACGTGGGTATCAACGCTGCGGTCTGGTGGATCGACATCGACACCGAGGCCACCATTAACGCCTACGCGGGCAATGCGGTAGCCGATACCAGCACCATCGACGTGGATATCGACCCCTGGGTCTACATGGTAGGCGTGTCCTACAAGTTCTGA
- a CDS encoding TlpA disulfide reductase family protein: protein MSVSIGPVSLSIGHLLLVIAFGLALLVGGMLGRKYRVPVAGSVADIFVVAMLSARIGFVISYFEHYQNDLLGIIDIRDGGFDALWGVIGAIIFTGFLMWRRRAQRKPLATAALTGALFWAGTAGTITLIEQQARSMPDVTLRSLNGEVINLSRLAPGQPLVVNLWATWCPPCIREMPVLEEAQHIYPDIAFVFANQREQPETIRSFLEENRLNLNNLYRDDQAQLARAVGSNGLPTTLFYNAQGELIDSHMGELSRATLARGLEKIRAPYE, encoded by the coding sequence ATGAGCGTCAGTATTGGCCCAGTGAGCCTGTCCATCGGCCATCTTCTCCTGGTTATCGCCTTCGGGCTGGCTCTGCTGGTTGGAGGGATGCTCGGCCGCAAATATCGGGTGCCGGTAGCCGGATCGGTGGCCGATATCTTTGTAGTCGCGATGCTGAGCGCCCGGATCGGTTTCGTAATTAGCTACTTCGAGCATTACCAGAACGACCTGCTGGGCATCATTGATATCCGGGACGGCGGTTTTGATGCGCTCTGGGGTGTCATCGGCGCCATCATCTTCACCGGCTTTTTGATGTGGCGCAGGAGAGCACAACGCAAGCCGCTGGCTACCGCCGCGTTAACGGGCGCCCTGTTCTGGGCAGGTACCGCAGGCACCATTACACTGATCGAACAGCAGGCCCGCAGTATGCCGGACGTGACCCTGCGCTCGCTCAATGGTGAAGTGATCAACCTGTCCCGGTTGGCTCCCGGCCAACCCCTGGTCGTGAACCTCTGGGCAACCTGGTGCCCACCCTGCATCCGGGAAATGCCGGTGCTGGAGGAAGCCCAACACATCTATCCGGATATCGCATTCGTGTTTGCCAACCAGCGCGAACAGCCCGAGACCATCCGTTCCTTTCTTGAGGAAAACCGCCTGAACCTGAACAACCTTTACCGGGACGATCAGGCCCAGCTGGCACGCGCCGTTGGCAGCAATGGCTTGCCAACAACGCTTTTCTACAATGCCCAGGGCGAGCTCATCGATTCCCATATGGGCGAACTGTCACGGGCAACACTGGCCAGGGGCCTGGAAAAGATCCGGGCACCCTACGAGTGA
- a CDS encoding lysophospholipid acyltransferase family protein: MASGKRNRKHSLWHPSYWPAWTLVCLLRLLSFLPMGLKQRLGGWLGKRLSSKMRSRARVADANLAACMPELDQATRSQLVEDAFVASARGVLESVHAWWRDMTPYCESASVQGTEHLEEAKRRGKGVLLIGGHYSIFDFALPLIACKLEKPGYMYRPNNNPVIDRMIERGRRRHFGIRPFTKRQIRPMLSFLKEGGQVWFACDQDFGKKSEVFVPFFGISAGCITSPSFIARESGAAVICVSHLRMPDGSYRVVFSPIQESFGEHPEQDAKVWNSFIEATVREQPDQYLWLHKRFKSRPEGAAAIY, encoded by the coding sequence ATGGCGTCCGGCAAAAGAAACAGGAAACACTCTCTCTGGCATCCGTCGTACTGGCCGGCCTGGACTCTGGTCTGCTTGCTCAGGCTTTTGTCGTTTCTTCCGATGGGACTGAAGCAGCGTCTTGGAGGCTGGTTGGGCAAGCGCCTTTCCAGCAAAATGCGATCCCGTGCCAGGGTTGCGGACGCCAACCTGGCGGCCTGCATGCCCGAACTCGACCAAGCGACCCGTAGCCAGTTGGTGGAGGATGCGTTTGTGGCCTCGGCCCGTGGCGTTCTGGAAAGCGTTCATGCCTGGTGGCGGGATATGACCCCCTATTGCGAGAGCGCCTCGGTCCAGGGTACCGAGCACCTTGAAGAAGCGAAACGACGCGGCAAGGGAGTGCTGTTGATCGGCGGGCACTACAGTATTTTCGACTTTGCCCTGCCTCTGATTGCCTGCAAGCTTGAGAAGCCGGGTTACATGTACCGCCCTAACAACAATCCGGTGATTGACCGTATGATCGAACGTGGCCGGCGGCGGCATTTTGGTATTCGCCCCTTCACCAAACGTCAGATCAGACCCATGTTGTCATTCCTGAAAGAAGGGGGGCAGGTCTGGTTCGCCTGTGACCAGGATTTCGGCAAGAAGTCCGAGGTGTTCGTGCCCTTTTTTGGGATCAGTGCCGGCTGTATTACGTCGCCAAGCTTCATTGCCAGGGAGTCCGGCGCCGCGGTTATCTGCGTCAGTCACTTGCGAATGCCCGATGGCAGTTACCGGGTGGTGTTTTCTCCGATTCAGGAGTCCTTTGGCGAACATCCGGAACAGGACGCCAAAGTCTGGAACAGTTTTATTGAAGCCACTGTTCGTGAGCAACCCGATCAGTACCTCTGGCTGCACAAGCGATTCAAGAGCAGGCCAGAAGGTGCGGCAGCCATATACTGA
- a CDS encoding multiheme c-type cytochrome: MSIFLTACSDTGGSSGDANGETEPDSAHEEVLPSLTAQIEHWSPTGVFLAAADCGQCHTASQPGDSPAVLRAPDAQISENQPSPQGDDISPFADWKSTVMANAFTDPYFRANMVHESETFPHLAGFIENKCLTCHSPMATTHAHQTGSGLDDGFYRAEQALVDPHAREGVSCTACHQITDSVLDGNAYPDGVHSGNFEIPAEGDPDAFTIHGPYQNPQGQAMQNQVGYTPVFGLHMSDSRQCASCHELYTPTIDMETDQPNGEDYPEQTPYTEWANSDFGPNGSNPVPASSAIWRVKR, translated from the coding sequence ATGTCGATATTTTTAACGGCCTGCAGCGATACTGGCGGGTCTTCGGGAGACGCAAATGGCGAGACCGAGCCGGATTCCGCCCATGAAGAGGTTTTACCCTCGCTAACTGCCCAGATAGAGCACTGGAGTCCGACCGGCGTTTTCCTGGCGGCGGCGGATTGTGGCCAGTGCCATACTGCCAGTCAGCCCGGTGACAGCCCCGCGGTGCTGCGGGCGCCAGATGCTCAGATCTCGGAGAACCAGCCCTCGCCCCAGGGTGATGACATCAGTCCCTTCGCAGACTGGAAAAGCACGGTGATGGCGAATGCGTTCACCGATCCTTATTTCCGGGCGAACATGGTGCATGAGTCGGAGACATTCCCCCATCTGGCAGGTTTCATTGAGAATAAATGCCTGACCTGCCACAGCCCCATGGCGACCACGCATGCTCACCAGACGGGGTCAGGTCTCGATGATGGTTTTTACCGGGCCGAACAGGCCCTTGTTGACCCCCATGCCCGAGAGGGGGTCAGTTGCACAGCCTGCCATCAGATAACCGACAGTGTATTGGACGGTAATGCCTACCCCGATGGCGTGCACTCCGGCAATTTCGAGATTCCTGCCGAGGGTGATCCGGACGCATTCACGATCCATGGGCCATACCAGAACCCGCAGGGGCAGGCGATGCAGAATCAGGTCGGTTACACGCCAGTCTTTGGTCTGCATATGTCGGACTCCCGGCAGTGCGCCAGCTGCCACGAACTTTACACCCCGACCATCGATATGGAGACGGATCAGCCCAACGGTGAGGATTACCCTGAACAGACGCCTTACACCGAGTGGGCAAACAGTGATTTCGGACCCAATGGCAGCAACCCCGTTCCTGCCAGCAGTGCCATATGGCGCGTGAAGAGATAA